A window of Adhaeribacter arboris genomic DNA:
TTAGATCAGGCCATTGAAGACCTGCGCGATCTGTCTAAAAGATTAAATACGCAATTTGTTACGCAACAGAGTTTATCGGCTTCGTTGCAGTTTCAATTAAATTTAATTCAGAAAGCCGGTTATCATACCACCACGCTGGAGGTACACGGCGAAGAAGAAGTTACCTTAGACCCCGAAAAAAAATTAATTATTTTCCGGATTGCGCAAGAAACCTTTAATAATATTCTGAAACATGCCGAGGCCAAACATATTTCGGTAGTATTAGTTTACCTGCCGGATAAAACTATTCTGAGCATTAAAGACGATGGCCACGGTTTTGAAGTCGCGGATAAGGTAGATGCTCAAGTTCCGGTGAAGGGTATCGGCACGTATAACATGTATTATCGGGCGCGCCTGATAGGGGCGGAGTTCAGTTTGCAAAGCCAACCCGGCGAAGGCACTTTGGCGCATCTGGTTTTACCTGCCACCTCTTAAACCCACTTGTATGCAAACCAGCAAAGACAAAAAAGTTGTTTTGGTAGATGATCATAAACTGTTCCGGAAAGGAATGGTAGAATTAGTGAATGGATTTACGGGCTACTCGGTAGTGTGGGAAGCAGAGAATGGGCGAGATTTTATTCAGAAATTGGTGCCCCAGGATCTGCCCGATGTGGTACTATTAGATATTAGCATGCCGGTAATGGATGGTTTCGAAACCGCGCAATGGATGGAGCAGCGCTACCCGGAAGTAAAACTGCTAGCTTTATCCATGCACAACGATAACGAAACCATCAAGAAAATGCTTAAGTCGGGCGTAAACGGGTACGTTCTGAAAAATGCTGATCCGGCCGAACTTCGACTAGCGCTGCAAACCTTGGAAGAAGAAGGCTCTTACTATTCTACCCGCGTGGCCTCTATTTTAATTGAAGACTTGCATAAACCCAAAAAAGTTAAAGTAGAACTCACCGAACGGGAAACTGAATTTTTGAAACTAGCTTGTACCGAACTGTGCTATAAAGCTTTTGCTCCCATTTTAAAAGTGCATCCAAGAGTAGTAGAAGGAATTCGGGAAGGATTATTTAAAAAACTGCAAGTAGAATCCAGGGTAGGATTGGTACTTTACGCGATTAAACACAGCATTTTTAAAGTAGAATAAGCAATACTACTTAGAAATTAAGAAATCGTAACTGAAACAATTAATAGCTTATTGCGTGAAGGCTTGAAAAGCCTCCATTTAACGGTGCTAATGCGATGGAACCGTACCCTGTATGCCTCGTGGCCGGCGGGCCTCGTTTGGCTCTTCCGGGCGGGAACGTGCGCAGCACGCTCCTACACGTCGGAATGCTAAAGCACCAGAACCTTAGAAGGCCCTCCACCGCCAAACTGGTGTCAACTTTTCTTAGCTACTAATTCTAATTAGTTTAAATTTTCTGTTTGTTTCTATTTGGTATTATAATCTTTAAGAATCCATTCTTTTACCACTTGCCAGATTTCTGCATTCCGACACAAACCCTTAGTTGAAAGAACCTCACTTAATATTCTGTGATCAGGGGTTGGGTATGCCTAGACTAGGCAGCACGTATTTTACGGTGAGACCTACATCAATTCTTTTCGCAAAATCTTTGGTTGCCGAAATTTTATTGGTCAAATCACTGGACTCAATAAATAACCCCCCGGCTACTTTGCTCTTCGGAAATAAATAAAAACCCAGACCGGCTTTGTAAACGGAATATTTATTCATTCGTTTCAGCCGGCCGTACCCGTGTAAGGCAAAGTTAATTTCGGAAGCCGGGGTAATGTAATGTACGGCATCTAAGCTGTAGGTATGCACCATTTTGGTAAGGTAGCTACCCGAAAAAGCATCTACTTCTTCTTCAAAAATACGGGTAGTTTGGCCGGTTCTTGGATCAGTTATAATGGTTTGTTGTTTAAATTTTATTGGAGTAAGTTCATCGATATTATTTACCCGGCCCACATCCCAGGAAGCACCCAAAGAAGTAGCTCCACCAATGAGCACGGTATAAGCCAGCTGGGTAGAATAGTCCCTGAATTTTTCCTGAAATAATTGCTCATCAAAGACCCGGGAAGCATCGAACAAAGTATAATTGGCTACTTGCCCACCTACCCTTAGGGTTAGCCAATCTTCGATGGCTATTTGCCGGACGCCGTGCAATACGGGTTCACCGGTTTTACCAATGGCTGGAAAAAGCAGCGAGCGTTGACCGGCGAATAAACTAGCCGAGGTACCGGGAGTAAAACTACCGTAACTAAATAAATTACTTAAACCACCGGCCGCCGAACCAGCCACCGAAATACCCCAAAAAAAACGATTACGCTTAAGGGGAGCGGTAAAATTCTCCTGCGAAGCCGAACGAGAATAAAAATACTGAAAGCGAATACTGCTGTTCTCGGTATTCACCCCAAAATAACCTAAGGGCGCCAGTATGGAAGTTCTACCTTCCCCATCTTCAAAAATAGGCTTAAATATCTGAGCCTGGCTCGTAAAAGGGATAAAGACGGTGACTAGCAAAGCACCTAAACAACTAGGGTAAAATTTTTTTATCATAAAATTTAAAATTTTATCGATCCTCTAACTGCCGAATAGCCTTTTTCAATCATTCCACGGATGGGTTCTGGGGTAATGTCTTTATCGTCGAGCGAAATTTTTAAACTCCAGGTAGTTTTATTCCAACCGGTACAATGCACGTAATAATCCAGTTCGCCATCAATGGGGAAATCATTAATAGCAATGCGGTACACGTTATCCAAAGTGCGGGTGAGGGCAATTACGTAACCTTCTAGTTTAAATAACTGCAGGGTGGCTTCGGTACTTAATTCTACGGCTACTTTATACGTTTTGGCCATTGTTTAACGGGGTTTATCGTTTCTTATTGCTTCTCTAAATCCATCCGAAATAGTCCATTTCAAAATTTAAATGACTAAGTTCGGAATGCGGTAACCTAATTCGGCAATTGCTTCAGGAGTAGCGAGGCGGGCATTTAGGTCTACTTCTTCCAGCACTAATTTAGTAGGCCGGTCATCCTGGTAAATGTCCTGCGCGGCGGGTAGGATTAATTTTGTTAGCTCCTCAATAGTGCCAATATTTACCTGGTAAGTTTCGGCATCTTCAAATTCCATAAACCGTTCCGTAGCTAAAACCTTTATTTTTACAGTTTTTGGTTTTACAATTTTAGCTTTCCGGAGTAATTGTTCTTGTCCCATTAAAAAGCCTACGCGGTATAATTTTTCTTCGTCTTTGGTAAACACCACTACTTTCCAGAACAAAGTCGGCAATTGTAGAGCTTTGCCCAGTACTTTGGTTACAAATACGGGATCAGAAGGGCAAAGTACCGGCCCGGTAAAAACCGAAATCCGTAAATTATTCGGTACACTTTCGGTGTGCAGAATGTAATTTTCTAGATCGGCCCAAATTTGTTGGTTCAGTTCGGCGCGTTGCGGTACGGCGTTGGTAAAATAGAAAGTAGTATCAGCGGCGGCCCGAGCCTCTAAAACTGTTTGACCCCATTGTACATCTTCGCGTTTGGCCATGTGGCCTTTATCAAAATCACTTTTGCGGGCTTTGTACAATTCCTCGCCCCATTGGTGTACAGCACTAATCCGACTGTCTTTGCGCCAATTATCGGTACGGGAAACTTTTTTAAACAAGCGACCATCAATGTTCGCGGCCACAAAATACGGGAAGCCCCGCGATTGACTTAATGCCAGACTGTAATTGATATAGTGCGCCAGGTTATTCGGGCTGCCTTCTACGGGAGCTAAATCGGCTTGTTGCTCGGCTTGTAACAAGGGCAACGAAACGGGTAAGGCCGAATGAATAAAAGACGTTGAATAACCTCCGTAGTTTTTGAAATTTGCCATAAAATATGCTTTCGCTCTGCCCGAAGATTATCTTTTTA
This region includes:
- a CDS encoding sensor histidine kinase, whose product is MDEVSIIVICGTIIFLLTAGFIISLFYSYKQRLVAYLREKEELKIIFQNEKLKAQLEMQEQTFLSISQEIHDNIGQILSLTRLNISTIKPDDYAATEHKIITSKELLDQAIEDLRDLSKRLNTQFVTQQSLSASLQFQLNLIQKAGYHTTTLEVHGEEEVTLDPEKKLIIFRIAQETFNNILKHAEAKHISVVLVYLPDKTILSIKDDGHGFEVADKVDAQVPVKGIGTYNMYYRARLIGAEFSLQSQPGEGTLAHLVLPATS
- a CDS encoding response regulator transcription factor, encoding MQTSKDKKVVLVDDHKLFRKGMVELVNGFTGYSVVWEAENGRDFIQKLVPQDLPDVVLLDISMPVMDGFETAQWMEQRYPEVKLLALSMHNDNETIKKMLKSGVNGYVLKNADPAELRLALQTLEEEGSYYSTRVASILIEDLHKPKKVKVELTERETEFLKLACTELCYKAFAPILKVHPRVVEGIREGLFKKLQVESRVGLVLYAIKHSIFKVE
- a CDS encoding DNA/RNA non-specific endonuclease, whose amino-acid sequence is MANFKNYGGYSTSFIHSALPVSLPLLQAEQQADLAPVEGSPNNLAHYINYSLALSQSRGFPYFVAANIDGRLFKKVSRTDNWRKDSRISAVHQWGEELYKARKSDFDKGHMAKREDVQWGQTVLEARAAADTTFYFTNAVPQRAELNQQIWADLENYILHTESVPNNLRISVFTGPVLCPSDPVFVTKVLGKALQLPTLFWKVVVFTKDEEKLYRVGFLMGQEQLLRKAKIVKPKTVKIKVLATERFMEFEDAETYQVNIGTIEELTKLILPAAQDIYQDDRPTKLVLEEVDLNARLATPEAIAELGYRIPNLVI